GCCCCGCCCCGCCGCGACGAGGATCCCCGCGACCGGCTGGAGCGCGGTCTGGACCGCCTCCTGGACGGCCGCGTGGGCGGCGCGGCCGTGCGGAACCCGGCCGCGGGCGCCCGGTGAGCGTCTAGTAGAGTCACGAGCGTGTTTGGCATCAACGGCTCCGAGCTGATCGTCCTGATCGTCCTGGCCTTCGTGGTCCTCGGGCCGGAGAAGCTCCCCGAGTACACCCGCGCCCTGGCACAGGGCATCCGCAAGACCCGGGACATGGCCGAGGGCGCCAAGACGCAGTTCAAGGAGGAGACCGGGACGGACTTCGACTCCGTGGACTGGCGCAGGTACGACCCCCGCCAGTACGACCCCCGCCGGATCATCCGCGACGCGCTCCGCGAGCCGGCCGACGGTTCCACGGCCGCGGCCCGCGCGCAGGAGCTGACCGGCGTGGCCGCCGAGGACCTGCAAGGCGGCCTCTCCGCCCAGGACCTGCGGGACATGGACCCCCGCTCGCTGTTCCGCCGCCCCTCGGGCGACGGCAGCACGGCCGCCCCGGCAGGCGGGGGCGCCTCGGCGCCGTCCGACGCCCCCACCCCGGAGGACGTCCCCTCCGCCGCGGTCCCCGTGGCGGCCGCGTCCCCTTCCCCGGCCGGGGCCGCCGCCGCCGGCGTCGCGGCCGCCCTCCTGGCCTCCGGACGCGCCGAGGAGGTCCTCACGGACCCGGCCCCGCTGCAGCACCTGGGCACCGACCCGGATCCCCTCGACCTGCTCGGCAAGGCCCCGGCGCCGTTCGACGTCGACGCCACCTGAGCGCCCGCCCCTCCGGGCCCCGCCCGGTCAGCGAGGGCTGACGGGGAGCCCGCGCCCGCGCAGGCTCCCGGGGCGCACCGCCAGCCGAGCGGCGACCTCCTGCAGGGCCGCGGCCGCCGGGCTCTCCGGCGCGGAGACGACCACGGGCTCGCCCGCGTCGCCCCCGCGGCGCAGCGCCGGGTCCAGGGGCACGGTGCCCAGCAGCGGCACCGACGTGCCCAGCGCGCCGGAGAGCCGGTCCGCGACCTCCTGGCCGCCGCCGGCGCCGAAGACGTCCAGCACGGTGCCGTCCGGCAGGGCCATCGGCCCCATGTTCTCCACGACGCCGGCGACCCGCTGACCGGTCTGCGCCGCCAGCTGACCGGCCCGCGCGGCCACCTGCGCGGCGGCGTGCTGCGGGGTGGTCACCACCACGAGCTCCGAGGCCGGCAGCAGCTGCGCCGTCGAGATGGCGATGTCCCCGGTGCCCGGGGGCAGGTCCACGAGGAGCACGTCCAGGTCCCCCCAGTGCACGTCCGTGACGAACTGCTCGAGCGCGCGGTGCAGCATGGGCCCGCGCCAGGCCACCGGCCGGTCCGCGTCCAGGAACATGCCGATCGAGATGACCTTCACGCCCCGCGAGACGGGCGGCAGGATCAGCTCACCCACGCGTGTGGGGGAGGCCTGGACGCCGAGCAGGCCCGGGATGGAGTAGCCGTGCACGTCCGCGTCGATCAGCCCCACGGACAGTCCCCGGCCGGCCAGCGCGACCGCCAGGTTGGCCGTGACCGTGGACTTGCCGACGCCGCCCTTGCCCGAGGCGACCGCGAGGACGCGGGTGAGCGAGTCCTCCGCGAAGGGGTTCGCGGGGCGTGCCCCGCGCAGCGCCTCCTGGAGGGCGGCACGCTCGGTGGGGGTCATCACGCCCAGGCGCACGTCCACGCCGGCGCACCCCGGCACGTCCGCGACGGCGGCGGCCACGTCCGCCTGGATGGTCCCCTTCAGGGGACACCCGGCGATGGTCAGCAGCACCTCGACGGCCACATGGCCCCCGCCGGTCTCCGCCACGGAGCGGACCATGCCGAGCTCCGTGATCGGCCGGCGGATCTCCGGGTCGACCACGCCGTCGAGAGCCGCGAGGACCGCAGCCTCCAGAGGGGTCCGCACCTCCGGGCGGGGCAGGGCCGGGGCGCTCACGGGGCGTCCTGCCCGGCGTCGTCGGCGGCATGGGCCGCGTCAGGGGCGGCGCCACCCTGATCCGCAGCCTCCTGGGCGGCGATGATCGCCAGCGTGGTCGTGTGCGCCTCCGTCCCGTCGGGACGGCCCGGCTCCCGGCGGGACGACTTCTTCTTGGACTTCTCCTTGGGCTTGGGGGCCACGGCCGGGCCCGCCTCCTCGGCGCGCAGCTCCTCGCGGACCTCCTCCCGGACGACCTCGCGGAGCGCGGCCACGAGGTCCTCGTTCATGGCGCGGAGCTCACCGCGGACGTAGTCGCGGGTGGCCATGTCCTGGAGGGCGATGCGCAGGCCGGAGATCTCGCGAGTCAGGAACTCGGTGTCCGCGAGGTTGCGCTCGGCACGGTCGCGATCCTCGCGCAGGGCCACCTTGTCGCGGTCGTCCTGCCGGTTCTGCGCGAGCAGCAGCAGCGGGGCCGCGTAGGAGGCCTGGAGGGAGAGCATGAGGGTCAGTGCCGTGAAGCCCAGGGCCGCGGAGTCGAAGCGCCAGGGTTCGGGGGCGTAGGAGTTCCACCCCACCCACACTAGGCAGAACAAGGTCATCCACAGCAGGAACTGCGGGGTGCCCATGAACCGGGCGATGCCCTCCGTCCACTCGCCGAACGCGTCCGGGTTGGGC
This sequence is a window from Micrococcus porci. Protein-coding genes within it:
- a CDS encoding Sec-independent protein translocase subunit TatA/TatB, which codes for MFGINGSELIVLIVLAFVVLGPEKLPEYTRALAQGIRKTRDMAEGAKTQFKEETGTDFDSVDWRRYDPRQYDPRRIIRDALREPADGSTAAARAQELTGVAAEDLQGGLSAQDLRDMDPRSLFRRPSGDGSTAAPAGGGASAPSDAPTPEDVPSAAVPVAAASPSPAGAAAAGVAAALLASGRAEEVLTDPAPLQHLGTDPDPLDLLGKAPAPFDVDAT
- a CDS encoding Mrp/NBP35 family ATP-binding protein, with the translated sequence MSAPALPRPEVRTPLEAAVLAALDGVVDPEIRRPITELGMVRSVAETGGGHVAVEVLLTIAGCPLKGTIQADVAAAVADVPGCAGVDVRLGVMTPTERAALQEALRGARPANPFAEDSLTRVLAVASGKGGVGKSTVTANLAVALAGRGLSVGLIDADVHGYSIPGLLGVQASPTRVGELILPPVSRGVKVISIGMFLDADRPVAWRGPMLHRALEQFVTDVHWGDLDVLLVDLPPGTGDIAISTAQLLPASELVVVTTPQHAAAQVAARAGQLAAQTGQRVAGVVENMGPMALPDGTVLDVFGAGGGQEVADRLSGALGTSVPLLGTVPLDPALRRGGDAGEPVVVSAPESPAAAALQEVAARLAVRPGSLRGRGLPVSPR
- a CDS encoding DUF1003 domain-containing protein codes for the protein MPQSPRDPRDTRATGLDTPMRARERVMPRLTPNPDAFGEWTEGIARFMGTPQFLLWMTLFCLVWVGWNSYAPEPWRFDSAALGFTALTLMLSLQASYAAPLLLLAQNRQDDRDKVALREDRDRAERNLADTEFLTREISGLRIALQDMATRDYVRGELRAMNEDLVAALREVVREEVREELRAEEAGPAVAPKPKEKSKKKSSRREPGRPDGTEAHTTTLAIIAAQEAADQGGAAPDAAHAADDAGQDAP